The Cucurbita pepo subsp. pepo cultivar mu-cu-16 chromosome LG08, ASM280686v2, whole genome shotgun sequence genome contains a region encoding:
- the LOC111801212 gene encoding cation/calcium exchanger 2-like — protein sequence MGFLVSLFKQKGFVIFLNLSFLSLACAFLAIRFHYPEETQFRVLNKSFRKLHGTAQEDCRNFIGLPDFEAKCSVLKSNNPCNTQGYIDYLYVFYCQYGSFSILGYTLLFLWLLVLFYLLGNTASEYFCSSLESLSKLLNLSPTIAGVTLLSLGNGAPDVFSSLVAFMGDGTTDIGLNTVLGGASFVTCVVVGIISILLRFRRIKVNRVAFIRDVLFFLLVLLSVFFILLHGHINLWGSLAFSSMYLVYVLVVYVSHAQWLSLRRDIFQPLLKEPPKDESEGQNDDDDNDDGVRIDVYDVCFCPSFSPSCVFFLRLLEIPLYLPRRLTIPTIAEENWCRLYAVASVTLAPILLAFLWAFHHQIDMSRSNVIICIVALLVGVSFGIVAFVTTENSSPPKKWLFPWLAAGFTMSLTWSYIIAQELVGLLVSLGYIMGISPSILGLTFLAWGNSLGDLVSNVTVSLNGGQRGAQIAISGCYAGPIFSTLFGLGMSLVSASWKKYPEPVAIPADPYVMETLGLLVGGLLWALVSLPRREMRVDAVLGGGLLAIYLTSLLLRVLQALGSSH from the exons ATGGGTTTCTTAGTTTCTCTCTTCAAACAGAAgggttttgttattttcttgaatCTCTCGTTTCTCTCACTGGCTTGTGCTTTTTTAGCGATTCGAT TTCACTATCCAGAAGAAACCCAATTCCGTGTTCTTAACAAGAGCTTCAGAAAACTCCATGGCACTGCTCAGGAAGATTGCCGGAATTTTATTGGTCTACCTGACTTTGAAGCTAAGTGCTCTGTTCTTAAATCCAACAACCCTTGTAACACCCAAGGCTATATAGATTATCTTTATGTTTTCTATTGTCAGTATGGAAGTTTTAGCATTCTGGGCTATACTCTGTTGTTTCTGTGGCTTCTTGTGTTGTTCTATCTTTTGGGTAACACTGCTTCTGAATACTTTTGCTCTTCCCTTGAGAGTTTGTCGAAATTGTTGAATCTATCCCCAACAATTGCTGGTGTTACTCTGCTTTCTTTGGGTAATGGCGCACCTGATGTTTTTTCCAGCCTTGTTGCTTTCATGGGAGATGGAACTACTGATATTGGCTTGAATACTGTTCTTGGTGGAGCCTCGTTTGTTACCTGCGTCGTTGTCGGAATCATAAGCATTTTGCTGCGTTTTCGACGGATTAAGGTTAATAGGGTTGCCTTCATTAgagatgttttgttcttcctcttggttcttttgtctgttttttttatattgctTCATGGACATATCAATCTGTGGGGTTCCCTTGCCTTTTCTTCCATGTATCTTGTTTATGTTTTGGTTGTTTATGTCTCCCATGCCCAATGGCTGAGTTTGAGGAGGGATATTTTCCAACCCCTTTTGAAAGAGCCACCAAAGGATGAGTCTGAGGGCCAAAATGACGATGACGACAACGACGACGGTGTTAGAATCGACGTATACGATGTCTGTTTTTGTCCTAGTTTTTCGCcttcttgtgtttttttccttCGCCTTCTTGAGATTCCTCTTTACTTGCCTAGAAGGCTGACAATTCCCACTATTGCTGAAGAAAACTGGTGTAGACTGTATGCAGTTGCTTCAGTGACATTAGCTCCCATTCTCTTAGCTTTTCTATGGGCATTTCACCACCAGATCGATATGTCTCGGTCGAACGTAATCATCTGCATCGTCGCCTTGCTGGTCGGAGTTAGTTTTGGAATTGTTGCATTTGTGACAACTGAGAATTCAAGCCCACCAAAGAAGTGGCTGTTCCCATGGCTTGCAGCTGGGTTCACCATGAGTTTAACATGGAGTTATATTATAGCTCAGGAACTGGTAGGGCTATTGGTTTCACTTGGCTACATAATGGGCATAAGCCCTTCAATTCTAGGACTGACCTTCCTGGCTTGGGGAAACTCTCTTGGGGATTTAGTTTCCAATGTGACCGTGTCCTTGAACGGCGGGCAGCGAGGCGCCCAAATAGCCATCTCCGGCTGCTACGCCGGCCCCATCTTCAGTACGCTGTTCGGCCTTGGGATGTCCCTTGTCAGCGCTTCATGGAAGAAGTATCCTGAGCCGGTGGCCATCCCGGCTGACCCTTACGTGATGGAGACATTGGGGCTGTTGGTAGGAGGGCTGCTATGGGCGCTTGTAAGTTTGCCAAGGAGAGAGATGAGGGTTGATGCAGTGTTGGGAGGAGGCCTTCTGGCTATCTATTTGACCTCTTTGCTCTTAAGAGTGTTGCAAGCTCTTGGGTCTTCCCATTAG
- the LOC111799648 gene encoding uncharacterized protein LOC111799648, translated as MLRFYHSPTLSRVLLLRRFSSAATATAPPLDSDPEPSFSYLEGFPKPDPKYAETILAIPRSISGKNISAKERKVGRVPSIVFEQEDGQHGGNKRLISVRTNQIRKLVNHLGRSFFLSRLFDLEVRSEFESGDIVEKVRVLPRKIHLHAGTDAPLNVTFIRAPSHALLKVDVPLVFRGEDVCPGLRKGSYLNTIKRTVKYLCPADIVPPYIDVDLSELDVGQKLVTGDLKVHPALKLLRSKDEPVCKIAGARASDQQKKSK; from the exons ATGCTACGCTTCTACCACTCCCCTACTCTCTCAAGAGTCCTCCTCCTCCGGAGGTTTTCCTCCGCTGCCACCGCCACCGCTCCACCCCTTGATTCCGATCCCGAACCTTCATTTTCGTACTTGGAGGGTTTTCCGAAGCCAGATCCGAAGTACGCCGAGACAATCCTCGCCATTCCGCGCTCCATCTCCGGAAAGAACATTTCCGCTAAAGAGCGCAAGGTTGGCCGCGTTCCAAGCATCGTGTTCGAGCAAGAGGACGGTCAGCATGGCGGAAATAAGCGTCTCATATCTGTACGGACTAATCAAATTAGGAAGCTTGTAAATCATCTAGGTCgctctttcttcctctccagGCTTTTTGATCTCGAAGTTCGGTCCGAGTTCGAATCCGGGGATATTGTTGAGAAGGTTCGGGTCTTACCTCGGAAG ATTCATCTTCATGCGGGAACAGATGCACCACTTAATGTTACTTTCATAAGGGCACCTTCACACGCTTTATTAAAAGTTGATGTACCTCTTGTTTTCCGAGGGGAAGATGTATGCCCTGGATTGAGGAAAG GATCTTATTTGAATACAATTAAGAGGACAGTTAAATACCTTTGCCCTGCTGATATTGTTCCTCCATATATCGATGTCGATCTTAGCGAGTTAGATGTTGGGCAAAAGTTGGTTACGGGTGACCTCAAGGTTCATCCTGCGTTAAAGCTTCTTCGGTCAAAGGACGAGCCTGTTTGTAAGATTGCAGGAGCCCGAGCTTCCGatcaacaaaagaaatcaaagtaA
- the LOC111800105 gene encoding uncharacterized protein At3g03773-like: MVARLSSHHHRFSRVCSSRNPEVLWAQRSDKLYLTVALPDAKDISVKCEPHGVFSFSAKGLHGASFDFTLELFGSIVPQGCKTKVGLRNIIFSVQKEQKGWWKRLLKTEEKPAPYLKVDWSKWCDEDESDCKFLHISHMLYLGM; encoded by the exons ATGGTTGCAAGACTG TCAAGTCATCACCATAGATTTTCTCGTGTATGCAGTAGCCGTAACCCGGAGGTTCTATGGGCTCAGCGTTCTGATAAGCTTTATCTCACTGTTGCTTTACCTGATGCCAAAGATATTTCTGTCAAGTGTGAACCTCACGGGGTTTTCAGCTTCTCAGCGAAGGGGCTGCACGGCGCATCTTTTGACTTCACTTTGGAACTCTTCGGGTCCATAGTGCCTCAG GGCTGTAAAACTAAGGTTGGTTTGAGGAACATCATTTTCTCTgtacaaaaagaacaaaaagggtGGTGGAAAAGACTGctgaaaacagaagaaaaaccTGCTCCATACTTGAAGGTTGATTGGAGCAAATGGTGTGATGAGGATGAGTCAGACTGTAAGTTCTTACATATATCACATATGCTTTACTTAGGCATGTAG
- the LOC111799631 gene encoding tRNA-splicing endonuclease subunit Sen54-like: MEATDWEISSGGASDDDDNFEQDIKEEEECLCSSGNMRKLQFRKHASTARWNDEMGMAEVLENKGSLWTTSGIVRCGKIYCSIEETLFLIEVGALHLLDHDNSSLSLKDVYKKVAEGKSECIWEQFEVYRHLKSLGYIVGKHKVPWSVKGARNGGDISSRSSIENKGSTDFGSEDEKSICELIDAIQLNEVTPIFDVYLPHSKFRKSSPGDPNFMVCLTRGYPPPKTDIEVIERKSGGIPMKYCHVEHGRVCFFSFDKVELPVLP; the protein is encoded by the exons ATGGAGGCTACGGATTGGGAAATATCTTCAGGAGGGGCTAGTGATGATGACGATAATTTCGAGCAAGacataaaagaagaagaagaatgtcTTTGTTCATCCGGGAACATGCGAAAGTTGCAATTCAG GAAGCATGCTTCAACTGCTCGCTGGAATGATGAAATGGGAATGGCGGAAGTTTTGGAGAACAAGGGTAGCCTTTGGACGACATCTGGCATTGTACGTTGTGGCAAGATTTATTGTTCCATTGAGGAAACTTT ATTTCTTATTGAAGTTGGGGCTTTACATCTTCTGGATCATGATAATTCAAGTCTTTCTCTGAAAGATGTATACAAGAAGGTAGCTGAAGGAAAAAGTGAATGCATTTGGGAGCAGTTTGAGGTTTATAGGCACCTCAAATCCCTTGGTTATATTGTTGGAAAGCATAAAGTTCCATGGTCTGTGAAGGGTGCTAGGAATGGCGGCGATATTTCTTCTCGAAGTTCTATTGAAAACAAAGGATCAACAGATTTTGGATCAGAAGACGAGAAGTCGATCTGTGAACTTATAGATGCCATTCAGCTCAATGAAGTGACACCCATTTTTGATGTTTATCTTCCACATAGCAAGTTTAGAAAGTCCTCTCCTGGTGATCCAAATTTTATGGTCTGCTTGACTAG GGGATATCCACCTCCAAAAACAGATATTGAAgttattgaaagaaaatcagGAGGTATACCAATGAAATATTGTCACGTTGAACATGGACGTGtctgtttcttttcatttgataAGGTGGAGCTGCCCGTCTTACCTTGA
- the LOC111800104 gene encoding LOB domain-containing protein 20-like, protein MADADHQFPRRKDLGKRTSSAANTDTTSTTPTDIGAATAPCGACKFLRRKCVNGCIFAPHFASDQGVARFAAVHKVFGASNVSKLLLHIPLSRRNDAVVTISYEAQARLSDPVYGCVSTVLALQQQVASLQAELAAVQSQLISSRLAFASAIQNSQPPQVGVQLQPAYSNNSSISVSASTSAHNAINLSSFASNYDLPAETAPSPHHLEPLHLPRRSIEDEEDEENSQLPTIFADDLLRPR, encoded by the exons ATGGCTGATGCTGATCACCAATTCCCTCGCCGGAAAGACCTTGGCAAACGTACCTCCTCCGCTGCCAACACCGACACCACCTCCACCACCCCTACCGACATCGGGGCTGCCACTGCTCCCTGTGGTGCCTGCAAGTTTCTCCGTAGAAAATGCGTCAATGGCTGCATCTTTGCACCTCATTTCGCCTCCGATCAGGGCGTTGCTCGCTTTGCCGCCGTGCATAAGGTGTTTGGAGCAAGTAATGTATCGAAGCTGCTGCTTCATATTCCGCTCAGTCGCCGGAACGACGCCGTCGTTACCATTTCTTATGAAGCTCAGGCTAGACTCTCCGACCCTGTCTATGGCTGTGTCTCAACTGTACTTGCCCTTCAACAACag GTGGCATCTCTGCAAGCGGAGCTTGCGGCGGTTCAAAGTCAATTAATAAGCAGCAGGTTGGCATTTGCAAGTGCAATTCAGAACTCGCAGCCACCGCAAGTGGGAGTGCAGCTGCAGCCCGCATACTCCAACAACTCCTCCATCTCTGTCTCAGCCTCCACCTCCGCTCATAATGCAATCAATTTGAGCAGTTTTGCTTCCAATTATGACCTTCCGGCGGAGACTGCCCCATCTCCCCATCACTTGGAGCCTCTCCATCTCCCCCGCCGATCCATTGAAGACGAGGAAGACGAGGAAAATAGCCAGCTCCCTACCATCTTCGCCGACGACCTACTCCGTCCACGATGA